One Meleagris gallopavo isolate NT-WF06-2002-E0010 breed Aviagen turkey brand Nicholas breeding stock chromosome 11, Turkey_5.1, whole genome shotgun sequence genomic region harbors:
- the CLDN18 gene encoding claudin-18 isoform X2: MSTTLCQVMGFLVSSLGVVGCIMSTAMDMWSTQDLYDNPVTAVFQYQGLWRSCVRQSSGFTECRPYFTILGLPAMFQAVRALMIVGIVLGILGLFVCIFAMKCIRIGTMEDSAKANMTLTSGIMFIIAGLCAITGVSVFANMLVTNFWMSTTNMYQGMQNVQNRYTFGSALFVGWVAGCLALVGGVMMCLACKGMIPEESRYKAVSYNASGRNISYRTGPYKAGSGYEPDTKTRKGPGYEEAPRNEDAGRPYPSKYDYV, from the exons ATGTCCACGACCCTCTGCCAAGTGATGGGGTTCCTTGTCTCGTCGCTGGGTGTTGTAGGGTGCATTATGTCCACTGCCATGGATATGTGGAGCACGCAGGACTTGTACGACAACCCGGTGACGGCTGTCTTCCAATATCAGGGACTGTGGAGGAGCTGCGTGCGGCAGAGCTCTGGCTTTACAGAATGCCGGCCGTATTTCACCATTCTTGGGCTGCCAG CAATGTTTCAGGCTGTGAGGGCCCTTATGATCGTGGGCATTGTCCTGGGCATCCTTGGCCTCTTTGTGTGCATTTTTGCTATGAAGTGCATCCGAATTGGCACTATGGAGGACTCTGCAAAAGCCAATATGACTCTGACCTCTGGCATCATGTTTATTATTGCTG GTCTGTGTGCCATCACTGGAGTGTCTGTGTTTGCAAACATGCTGGTCACAAACTTCTGGATGTCCACAACCAACATGTACCAGGGAATGCAGAATGTCCAGAATAG GTACACCTTTGGCTCAGCCCTTTTTGTTGGCTGGGTGGCGGGCTGCTTGGCCCTCGTAGGAGGAGTCATGATGTGCCTTGCTTGCAAAGGAATGATTCCAGAAGAATCCCG TTACAAGGCGGTGTCCTACAACGCATCAGGACGGAATATCTCCTACAGAACAGGACCGTATAAGGCTGGTTCAGGGTACGAACCTGACACGAAGACTAGGAAGGGTCCAGGGTATGAAGAAGCTCCTCGGAACGAGGATGCAGGACGCCCGTACCCTTCAAAATACGACTACGTCTAG
- the CLDN18 gene encoding claudin-18 isoform X1, whose product MSVTICQSMGFVVSALGIGGIIASTCMDQWSTQDLYNNPVTAVFNYQGLWRTCVRESSGFTECRGYFTILGLPAMFQAVRALMIVGIVLGILGLFVCIFAMKCIRIGTMEDSAKANMTLTSGIMFIIAGLCAITGVSVFANMLVTNFWMSTTNMYQGMQNVQNRYTFGSALFVGWVAGCLALVGGVMMCLACKGMIPEESRYKAVSYNASGRNISYRTGPYKAGSGYEPDTKTRKGPGYEEAPRNEDAGRPYPSKYDYV is encoded by the exons ATGTCTGTCACCATATGTCAGTCCATGGGCTTTGTGGTATCAGCCTTAGGAATAGGAGGAATCATTGCATCGACATGCATGGATCAGTGGAGCACCCAGGACCTGTACAACAACCCGGTGACGGCGGTGTTCAACTACCAGGGCCTGTGGCGCACGTGTGTCCGTGAGAGCTCCGGCTTCACTGAGTGCCGTGGTTACTTCACCATCCTGGGGCTGCCAG CAATGTTTCAGGCTGTGAGGGCCCTTATGATCGTGGGCATTGTCCTGGGCATCCTTGGCCTCTTTGTGTGCATTTTTGCTATGAAGTGCATCCGAATTGGCACTATGGAGGACTCTGCAAAAGCCAATATGACTCTGACCTCTGGCATCATGTTTATTATTGCTG GTCTGTGTGCCATCACTGGAGTGTCTGTGTTTGCAAACATGCTGGTCACAAACTTCTGGATGTCCACAACCAACATGTACCAGGGAATGCAGAATGTCCAGAATAG GTACACCTTTGGCTCAGCCCTTTTTGTTGGCTGGGTGGCGGGCTGCTTGGCCCTCGTAGGAGGAGTCATGATGTGCCTTGCTTGCAAAGGAATGATTCCAGAAGAATCCCG TTACAAGGCGGTGTCCTACAACGCATCAGGACGGAATATCTCCTACAGAACAGGACCGTATAAGGCTGGTTCAGGGTACGAACCTGACACGAAGACTAGGAAGGGTCCAGGGTATGAAGAAGCTCCTCGGAACGAGGATGCAGGACGCCCGTACCCTTCAAAATACGACTACGTCTAG